From one Saprospiraceae bacterium genomic stretch:
- a CDS encoding ABC transporter permease subunit has product MLKEILRFEFSYRKNRPATYIYFGILFLLCFAAVTSKYVTIGGVAGGQIKENSPYNLAFMTLIMTFFFTFIASAIMGVAVLRDFEHKTESLMFSTTMSKFDYLFGRFLGSFIVMVLIYCSIWMAFMAGFAFGKHLPWDPSWKEKIMLPFQAWAYFQPFILWGLTNLFIQGAIFFAAGALSRSTLVIYTQGIILFVAYQISTTITQDLDNKTVAALIDPFGFRAFNLFTEYWTPAQKNSQLVPMEGLMLWNRLIWCSVAVLILIGTYFAFSFNVVRNALFKKKASKNTTPSINPESVLIPAVTQYSGFPTQMQQLWTQAIFYFKMVIREIPFIAIVFIGLADLIIGSFYFQKLYGTSSYPITANVLGLLNNFDTYFLIIAVFYSGELIWKERVTNMHLIVDATPVADWVNLLAKFFGLMLVFLSLIMLLIGAGVLIQLAHGYTKFELPLYFKTLFTSTLAFLVLYTVLSFFVQVMANSKFVGFAMMFVFFILTFFMSAAGIEHPLAIFGSGSLDSYSDMNKYGHFFTSFTWIKLYWFLFVLFLFVIAVVLSVRGSEAIFKSRLKVGKLRLTRPILTLGLFALLSTVLAGCYVYYNTNKINRYMSREDREDKRVAYETTLKKFENIPQPKIVDVNLKVEIYPYERDFTAEGYFWLKNKTALSISDIHIQTDVQHDMKNEYLRFEGGASADTSYHRFGYTIYTLQKPLTPGDSVKMSFKTRFETQGFVGGGSNTDVVYNGTFFNNLYFPTIGYNNAYEIGDDDTRRKKKIPEKERMMEQSDTIGLSQSLFGDDADYIQFEMVVGTSKDQIAIAPGYLQKSWEENDRKYFHYKMDVPMCNFYSIVSAAYEVKKDTWNGVNLEIYYHKGHEYNLDKMMSSMKASFDYFSKNFSPYQYRQMRIMEFPRYATFAQSFANTVPFSEGIGFIQKIADSTEDLDMPFYVTAHELAHQWWGHQVAEANVKGNAMLSETQAQYSALMVMKHALSPEIMQKFLKYELNSYLNGRSAERKKEQPLNLVESQGYIHYRKGSLVMYALQDYIGEDKVNLALRNFLTDWQYPGPDHPYKRYPTSNDLLQYFKAQTPDSLQYIITDLFETITLFENKTESVTYKQLPDKTYEVTIKVKAEKYRADSSGNENLIPIHDWIDIGIYAKGSKSEDKLIYLQKHLVEGKDQQDAGQIFTIIVNEEPTKAGIDPIHKLIDRHADDNVKNAVKDSES; this is encoded by the coding sequence ATGTTAAAAGAAATACTTCGATTTGAGTTTTCTTATCGTAAGAACAGGCCAGCCACATATATATATTTTGGAATCCTTTTTTTATTGTGTTTTGCTGCAGTCACCTCCAAGTATGTCACCATAGGGGGAGTAGCAGGAGGTCAGATCAAAGAAAACTCTCCATACAATCTTGCGTTCATGACATTGATCATGACTTTTTTCTTCACCTTCATCGCATCCGCGATCATGGGTGTAGCTGTATTGCGCGATTTTGAGCATAAGACAGAATCGTTGATGTTCAGTACGACGATGTCCAAGTTTGATTATTTATTCGGTCGGTTTTTGGGCTCTTTTATCGTGATGGTTTTGATCTATTGTTCGATCTGGATGGCCTTTATGGCGGGATTTGCATTTGGCAAGCACTTACCCTGGGACCCTTCCTGGAAAGAAAAAATTATGTTGCCTTTTCAAGCCTGGGCTTACTTCCAACCGTTTATACTCTGGGGCCTCACCAATCTATTCATTCAAGGGGCCATATTTTTTGCCGCCGGTGCGCTGAGCAGATCCACACTAGTGATCTATACGCAGGGGATTATTTTATTTGTCGCTTACCAGATATCGACCACAATCACCCAGGATCTGGACAATAAGACTGTAGCAGCGCTCATCGATCCATTTGGTTTTAGAGCATTCAATCTTTTTACAGAGTATTGGACACCTGCTCAAAAAAACAGTCAGCTGGTACCAATGGAGGGGCTGATGCTTTGGAACCGATTGATCTGGTGCTCGGTGGCCGTATTGATCTTAATTGGTACTTATTTTGCTTTCAGCTTTAATGTGGTCCGTAATGCTTTATTCAAGAAAAAAGCATCGAAAAACACGACCCCTTCCATCAATCCGGAGTCAGTACTTATACCCGCTGTCACTCAATATTCCGGTTTTCCAACTCAAATGCAACAACTTTGGACCCAGGCTATTTTTTATTTTAAAATGGTCATTCGTGAAATACCTTTTATAGCTATAGTCTTTATTGGTTTGGCCGATTTGATTATAGGATCTTTTTATTTTCAAAAACTCTATGGCACCAGCTCCTATCCGATTACGGCCAATGTGCTCGGTCTCTTAAACAATTTTGATACCTATTTTTTGATCATAGCAGTATTTTATTCCGGCGAACTGATATGGAAAGAAAGAGTCACCAATATGCACTTGATCGTGGACGCTACACCAGTCGCGGATTGGGTAAATCTACTTGCTAAATTCTTTGGACTGATGTTGGTTTTTTTATCCCTGATAATGCTCTTGATTGGTGCAGGCGTATTGATACAGCTTGCTCATGGATATACCAAATTTGAACTGCCCTTATATTTCAAAACTTTGTTTACGAGTACGCTGGCCTTTCTGGTTCTCTATACCGTCCTTTCATTTTTTGTCCAGGTCATGGCCAATAGCAAATTTGTAGGTTTCGCCATGATGTTTGTTTTTTTCATCCTCACTTTTTTTATGAGTGCTGCTGGTATCGAACATCCCCTGGCCATTTTTGGCAGTGGTAGTCTGGACTCTTATTCCGACATGAATAAGTATGGACATTTTTTTACCTCTTTTACCTGGATTAAACTGTATTGGTTTTTGTTTGTATTATTCTTGTTTGTCATCGCTGTTGTCTTGTCGGTCAGAGGATCCGAAGCTATATTTAAATCAAGACTCAAAGTGGGAAAACTCAGACTTACACGGCCCATTCTCACCTTAGGTTTGTTTGCCTTACTCTCTACCGTACTGGCAGGGTGCTATGTATATTACAACACCAATAAAATCAATCGGTATATGTCGCGTGAGGACCGTGAAGACAAGCGAGTAGCTTATGAAACCACATTAAAAAAGTTCGAAAATATCCCGCAACCTAAAATCGTAGATGTCAATCTTAAGGTAGAAATCTATCCCTACGAAAGAGATTTTACAGCGGAAGGTTATTTCTGGTTAAAAAATAAAACAGCGCTGTCCATATCTGACATTCATATTCAGACTGATGTACAACATGACATGAAAAATGAATACCTCAGATTTGAAGGTGGGGCATCTGCAGATACTTCGTATCACCGATTTGGTTATACCATTTATACCCTGCAAAAACCGCTTACTCCGGGTGATTCGGTAAAAATGTCATTCAAAACCAGGTTTGAAACACAAGGATTTGTAGGAGGTGGGTCCAATACCGATGTGGTGTACAATGGTACCTTCTTTAATAATCTATATTTTCCTACCATCGGATACAACAATGCGTATGAAATCGGGGACGATGACACCCGTCGTAAAAAGAAAATCCCGGAGAAAGAGCGCATGATGGAGCAGTCGGATACCATTGGTTTGTCACAAAGTCTTTTCGGGGATGATGCCGATTATATCCAATTTGAGATGGTGGTCGGCACCTCCAAAGATCAAATAGCGATCGCTCCAGGGTATTTACAAAAATCATGGGAGGAAAACGATCGCAAATATTTCCATTACAAAATGGATGTGCCTATGTGTAATTTTTATTCCATCGTCTCTGCCGCTTACGAAGTAAAAAAAGATACCTGGAATGGAGTCAATCTCGAAATCTACTACCACAAAGGTCATGAATACAATCTTGATAAAATGATGTCCTCGATGAAAGCATCCTTTGATTATTTTTCAAAAAACTTCAGTCCATACCAGTATAGGCAGATGCGGATCATGGAGTTTCCACGCTATGCTACCTTCGCGCAATCTTTTGCCAATACCGTACCTTTTTCAGAGGGCATTGGCTTTATCCAAAAAATAGCCGACTCGACCGAAGATCTGGACATGCCGTTTTATGTCACTGCACATGAGCTTGCTCATCAATGGTGGGGACACCAGGTAGCAGAAGCAAATGTCAAAGGAAATGCTATGCTCTCGGAGACACAGGCTCAGTATTCTGCCCTGATGGTCATGAAGCATGCCCTTTCTCCTGAGATCATGCAAAAGTTTTTGAAATATGAGCTTAATAGCTACCTCAATGGACGCTCCGCCGAACGCAAAAAAGAGCAACCTCTGAACCTGGTCGAGTCACAGGGTTATATTCATTATCGCAAAGGCTCCCTGGTCATGTATGCCCTGCAAGATTATATCGGAGAGGATAAAGTGAACCTCGCGCTACGAAATTTCCTAACTGATTGGCAATACCCGGGGCCAGATCATCCCTACAAGCGCTACCCCACTTCTAATGATTTGTTGCAATATTTTAAAGCTCAAACGCCCGATTCATTACAATATATAATTACTGATCTATTTGAAACCATCACCCTTTTCGAAAATAAAACCGAATCGGTGACTTATAAACAACTTCCTGACAAAACCTACGAAGTGACTATCAAAGTAAAAGCGGAAAAATACCGGGCTGATAGTTCCGGCAATGAAAATTTAATACCGATACACGACTGGATCGACATCGGAATTTATGCCAAAGGGTCCAAATCTGAAGACAAACTGATATACCTGCAAAAACATCTGGTTGAAGGAAAAGACCAGCAGGATGCAGGCCAAATTTTTACCATTATAGTCAATGAAGAACCAACCAAAGCCGGTATAGACCCCATACATAAATTGATAGACCGGCATGCAGATGATAATGTCAAAAATGCTGTGAAAGACAGTGAATCATAA
- a CDS encoding ABC transporter ATP-binding protein, whose amino-acid sequence MQLIISNLNKTYSNGVQALKDVNLIINQGMFGLLGPNGAGKSSLMRTIATLQEPDSGTIMLGDINVLTQKDEVRKTLGYLPQEFGVYPKVNAITLLNHLAVLKGITDAGERKSIVEALLQKTNLWDSRKKNLGGYSGGMKQRFGIAQALIGNPKLIIVDEPTAGLDPAERNRFLNLLSEIGENTVVILSTHIVDDVKELCSDMAIFNQGEILFKGSPNEALSGIGGKIWEKPINKSDLPAFKTNHKVISEKLIAGHPVIHVLADENPDGTCIPVEGDLEDVYFSKIFTQA is encoded by the coding sequence ATGCAATTAATCATCTCAAACCTCAATAAAACTTATAGCAATGGGGTACAGGCACTCAAAGATGTTAACCTCATCATCAACCAGGGTATGTTTGGGCTGCTAGGTCCCAATGGGGCGGGCAAATCATCCTTGATGCGCACGATCGCTACCTTGCAAGAACCTGATAGTGGAACGATCATGTTGGGGGACATCAATGTGTTGACACAAAAAGATGAAGTTCGGAAAACCTTGGGATACCTTCCGCAGGAATTTGGAGTTTACCCCAAGGTGAATGCAATCACCTTGTTAAACCATCTTGCAGTCCTCAAAGGCATCACCGATGCCGGTGAACGCAAATCCATCGTCGAAGCTTTATTGCAAAAAACCAATCTCTGGGACTCCCGTAAAAAAAACCTCGGCGGCTATTCCGGTGGGATGAAGCAACGCTTTGGTATAGCGCAAGCATTGATCGGCAATCCAAAGCTCATTATTGTAGACGAGCCTACTGCTGGTCTGGACCCGGCGGAGAGAAACCGGTTTTTAAATCTTTTATCAGAGATAGGTGAAAATACTGTCGTCATACTTTCTACCCACATCGTAGATGATGTAAAAGAGTTGTGCTCCGATATGGCTATTTTTAATCAGGGAGAGATCTTGTTTAAAGGCAGTCCCAATGAAGCTTTATCGGGTATTGGAGGTAAGATTTGGGAAAAACCCATCAACAAATCAGATTTGCCAGCTTTTAAAACCAATCATAAAGTAATCTCTGAAAAACTCATAGCCGGTCATCCTGTCATCCATGTACTGGCTGATGAAAATCCTGATGGCACCTGTATCCCCGTAGAAGGTGACCTTGAGGATGTATATTTTTCCAAAATATTTACTCAAGCTTAA
- a CDS encoding dipeptide epimerase, producing the protein MKIRSIDFHLENLQLTKPYKIAWKTVDHVENLFCIIELDNGIVGYGSCNPENEVVHVSTRQTVLAKDNLDLGLLLGRSIEVPASLIKSLSPTLDKVPTLLAAIDIAIYDAWAKYQEKSLVEALGVKCDPLPTSVTIGIMDVEATLSEAKEFLRLGFDHLKVKIGIDPDQDIERLMKLRETFGNNIKIRTDVNQGYTIDQFKKLYTACQSIDIELYEQPIRADKFEQVDQLPEAMRNAIAADESLHGEADALPHRRAKKSRHL; encoded by the coding sequence ATGAAGATCAGATCTATAGACTTTCATCTCGAAAATCTCCAACTAACTAAACCCTACAAAATAGCCTGGAAAACCGTCGATCACGTAGAAAATCTTTTTTGTATTATCGAATTGGACAATGGCATCGTAGGCTATGGCAGCTGCAATCCCGAAAATGAAGTAGTCCATGTATCGACCCGACAGACGGTGCTGGCTAAAGACAACCTGGATCTTGGATTGCTATTGGGTAGGTCTATAGAAGTTCCGGCATCGCTCATAAAAAGCCTGAGTCCTACCTTGGATAAAGTGCCCACGCTACTCGCTGCCATCGATATAGCCATCTACGATGCCTGGGCTAAATACCAGGAGAAATCATTGGTGGAAGCACTTGGTGTCAAGTGTGACCCTTTACCCACTTCAGTTACTATTGGTATTATGGATGTCGAAGCCACGCTGTCTGAAGCAAAAGAATTTTTACGCCTGGGCTTTGACCATCTAAAAGTAAAAATCGGGATCGACCCGGATCAGGATATCGAACGGCTTATGAAACTCCGGGAGACTTTTGGAAATAATATTAAGATACGCACCGATGTCAATCAAGGGTACACGATCGATCAATTTAAAAAATTATACACCGCCTGCCAATCGATTGACATAGAATTGTACGAGCAACCTATCCGAGCTGATAAATTTGAGCAGGTGGATCAATTGCCAGAAGCAATGCGAAATGCCATCGCTGCAGACGAATCACTACATGGTGAAGCAGATGCTCTACCTCATCGCAGAGCAAAAAAGAGCCGGCATCTTTAA
- a CDS encoding DUF2961 domain-containing protein, which yields MMQLFLAPILALILGLIQETAPVDLSYQERNTHSLVSELRSLNDLSRLPVYLDHTFSGQVSSYDTTGGNDDGFSGKYSFLKRNEDSSLVILDLHGAGVINRMWTPTPSSDTLDFYMDGASRPSWSIRYIDLFSGLQYPFVAPLCGNQLGGYFCYLPIPFSKGCKIVFRGKKTQFHQIQYRMYAAGDQVKSFNPNLEENEKAELKKIETLWAKKTKSVIDFYSGTILHATDQPILHAGQTTTLFDLHEGGRILGIELDPGTAFEGLYKNIDIKITWDEEKLPAVYCPVADFFGYAFGKAAMQSLFIGCQDNKNYCYLPMPFDHAAKIELIYRPTTRHPDQTVSINSKIYYSLQKRNPANEGRLYVQWNKKLLSTPGHPHVLAEVKGKGHYIGTILQAQGLLAGMTYFFEGDDETTIDGQPRLHGTGSEDYFNGGWYAMLDRWDGAMSLPLHGALDYSLPFCRTGGYRWCLGDKLTFEHDFYHTIEHGPVGNAFPVDYTSLAFYYNDTPPISVLTPGNELSKVFIPDTLVIYPQLMDYNVFGNMDIKTSWKYGTGGESYLFTPGKDTWLRISLKDLPASAYTLYFDIGKLSEGCDFSVWQRQRMISDWVSTFSQAETRVPALKINDLQLDENQNTLTIRFRTDATHNKLLFHRMTLVKKN from the coding sequence ATGATGCAATTATTTTTGGCCCCAATCCTGGCTTTGATCCTGGGTTTGATACAAGAGACCGCCCCTGTAGATCTTTCTTATCAGGAGAGGAACACCCATTCTTTAGTCTCTGAGCTTCGCTCTCTGAACGATTTGAGTCGCTTGCCCGTTTATTTAGATCATACTTTCAGTGGCCAGGTCTCCTCTTACGATACTACCGGAGGTAACGATGATGGTTTTAGTGGCAAATATTCTTTTTTAAAAAGGAACGAAGACAGCAGCCTGGTCATATTGGACCTTCACGGAGCAGGTGTGATCAACCGAATGTGGACACCGACTCCATCCTCTGATACGTTAGATTTTTATATGGATGGAGCCTCCAGGCCATCCTGGTCTATTCGATACATCGATTTATTTTCAGGCTTACAATATCCCTTTGTGGCTCCTTTGTGTGGAAACCAATTGGGTGGATATTTTTGTTATTTGCCTATCCCTTTTAGCAAAGGTTGTAAAATTGTATTCAGAGGTAAAAAAACACAGTTTCACCAGATTCAGTATCGAATGTATGCTGCCGGCGACCAGGTCAAATCATTTAATCCCAACCTGGAGGAGAATGAAAAAGCAGAACTTAAAAAGATCGAAACACTTTGGGCTAAAAAAACAAAATCGGTAATTGATTTTTATTCAGGCACCATCCTACATGCTACTGATCAACCAATACTTCATGCAGGGCAGACGACTACCTTATTCGATCTGCATGAAGGAGGTCGTATCCTGGGCATCGAGTTGGATCCAGGTACTGCATTTGAAGGGCTGTATAAAAATATCGATATTAAAATCACCTGGGATGAAGAAAAACTACCTGCAGTTTATTGCCCTGTGGCTGATTTTTTTGGTTATGCCTTTGGTAAAGCAGCCATGCAGAGTCTATTTATTGGCTGCCAGGACAATAAAAATTATTGCTACCTACCCATGCCATTTGATCATGCTGCAAAAATCGAACTTATCTATCGGCCTACAACCAGGCACCCTGACCAGACTGTATCAATCAATTCAAAAATATATTACTCCCTGCAAAAAAGGAATCCTGCAAATGAGGGCAGATTATATGTGCAGTGGAATAAGAAACTGCTTTCTACTCCAGGTCATCCCCATGTATTGGCTGAGGTGAAAGGAAAAGGACATTACATAGGTACGATCCTTCAAGCTCAGGGACTACTAGCCGGTATGACCTATTTTTTTGAAGGAGACGATGAGACGACTATTGATGGTCAGCCTCGGCTGCATGGTACCGGATCGGAAGATTATTTTAATGGTGGCTGGTACGCCATGCTGGACCGGTGGGACGGGGCTATGAGTCTTCCCTTGCATGGTGCTTTGGATTATTCTTTGCCCTTTTGCCGAACCGGAGGCTATCGTTGGTGTCTTGGTGACAAACTAACTTTCGAGCATGACTTTTACCATACGATAGAACACGGGCCTGTGGGCAATGCTTTTCCAGTGGATTATACCTCCCTGGCATTTTATTATAATGACACGCCTCCCATATCGGTTTTAACCCCTGGTAATGAATTGAGCAAAGTTTTTATACCTGATACCTTAGTCATCTATCCTCAATTGATGGATTATAATGTATTTGGCAATATGGATATAAAGACCAGCTGGAAGTATGGCACAGGTGGCGAAAGTTATTTGTTTACTCCTGGCAAAGATACCTGGTTGCGTATCTCTTTAAAAGACCTGCCAGCTAGTGCTTATACTTTGTATTTCGACATAGGTAAGTTAAGTGAAGGGTGTGATTTTTCGGTATGGCAGCGACAGCGCATGATTTCAGATTGGGTCTCCACTTTTAGTCAAGCAGAAACGCGCGTACCAGCCTTAAAGATCAATGACCTCCAGCTCGATGAAAATCAAAACACACTTACGATAAGATTTAGAACAGATGCTACCCATAACAAACTTTTGTTTCATCGAATGACCTTGGTGAAGAAAAACTAG
- a CDS encoding nitroreductase family protein codes for MTLTEIIKLRRSVRRFDTKASFDHEAVTRALELAMLAPNSSNLQTWEFYRLKDKSRIAAMVPLCLKQNAARTASELVLFVSRKDHWKARCKWHLDHTLQEIEARPEDHKKLNKSLRYYGTSIPYFYRNDFLGIHTIIRKVNLLIQDIRHHPFIRWTSSSDLRVVSHKSLALAAENFMLSMTDQGYATCPMEGFDHKKVKKFLKLPSEADISMIIACGVGLPEGIYNERRRLPYDQVVFDLG; via the coding sequence ATGACACTGACAGAAATTATTAAGCTTAGACGATCCGTGAGGCGATTTGATACAAAGGCTTCCTTTGATCATGAGGCAGTCACCCGTGCGCTCGAATTGGCTATGTTGGCACCTAATTCGTCCAACCTTCAAACCTGGGAGTTTTACCGCTTAAAAGATAAATCCAGGATAGCGGCTATGGTCCCGCTATGCTTAAAACAAAATGCTGCACGCACTGCCTCTGAACTGGTGCTTTTCGTCAGCAGAAAAGATCATTGGAAAGCAAGATGCAAGTGGCATCTTGATCATACCTTGCAAGAGATCGAGGCCAGGCCGGAAGACCACAAAAAATTGAATAAAAGCCTTAGATATTACGGTACCTCCATACCTTATTTTTATCGAAATGACTTTTTAGGTATCCATACAATTATCAGGAAGGTCAACTTATTGATACAGGATATACGCCACCATCCTTTTATACGATGGACCTCGTCTTCTGATCTTCGGGTGGTCTCCCACAAGTCCCTGGCTCTGGCTGCTGAGAATTTTATGTTGAGCATGACAGATCAGGGGTATGCTACTTGCCCGATGGAAGGCTTTGATCACAAAAAAGTCAAAAAATTTTTAAAACTACCCAGCGAAGCTGATATCAGCATGATCATTGCTTGTGGGGTCGGATTGCCAGAGGGCATCTATAATGAAAGACGACGGTTACCATACGATCAGGTGGTTTTCGACCTGGGGTAA
- a CDS encoding LLM class flavin-dependent oxidoreductase produces MQLGLCSFVEMAPSPEDAGIRGQVRMAELMEEISLADDIGLEVYAIGEHHRPDFIASSPAVILAAAAARTKQIRLSSAVTVLSSDDPVRVYQQFATLDLLSNGRAEIMAGRGSFIESFPLFGYDLNDYDTLFTEKLDLLLKLDQDEKITWRGRHRSAMSGMGVYPRPLQHPLPVWIAIGGTPDSAIRAGKLGLPLTLAIIGGSLDQFVPLINLYRKTWNDNGHDPKKIQIGINCHVYISDTDQQAADEYYGPYAEVMSRIGRERGWGPMNRMGYEQMRSPKGSLLVGSPTTVIEKIKYIRSIFQNTRFLAQMSVGPMPHQQIMRSIELFGNVVAPAIRE; encoded by the coding sequence ATGCAATTAGGATTATGTAGTTTTGTGGAGATGGCTCCTTCGCCGGAGGATGCAGGTATTCGTGGTCAGGTACGCATGGCCGAACTGATGGAAGAGATCTCTCTGGCAGATGACATAGGACTGGAGGTCTACGCGATTGGTGAACATCATCGTCCGGATTTTATAGCATCTTCACCTGCAGTGATACTGGCCGCAGCAGCAGCCAGGACAAAACAAATCAGGCTTTCCAGTGCGGTGACTGTACTCAGCAGCGACGACCCGGTGCGGGTGTATCAACAGTTTGCTACACTTGATCTGCTATCTAATGGAAGGGCTGAGATCATGGCGGGACGCGGCTCATTCATAGAGTCATTTCCATTATTTGGATATGACCTCAATGATTATGATACCTTGTTTACAGAAAAACTGGATTTATTGCTCAAGCTTGATCAGGATGAAAAGATCACCTGGAGAGGAAGGCATCGATCGGCAATGTCAGGTATGGGAGTGTATCCCCGTCCATTGCAACACCCACTGCCGGTATGGATAGCGATAGGCGGTACTCCGGACTCTGCTATCAGGGCAGGCAAATTGGGTTTGCCGCTGACCCTGGCTATCATTGGAGGTTCCTTAGACCAATTTGTACCGCTCATCAATCTTTATCGTAAGACATGGAACGACAACGGTCATGATCCGAAAAAAATACAAATCGGTATCAACTGTCATGTATATATTTCAGATACGGACCAACAAGCAGCTGATGAATATTATGGTCCCTATGCAGAAGTCATGTCCCGCATAGGACGCGAGCGTGGCTGGGGACCTATGAATAGAATGGGGTATGAGCAGATGCGATCTCCCAAAGGATCATTATTGGTGGGTAGTCCTACCACCGTGATTGAGAAAATAAAATACATCCGTAGCATATTTCAAAATACACGATTCCTTGCTCAGATGAGTGTGGGCCCTATGCCCCATCAGCAAATCATGCGGTCGATAGAATTATTTGGAAATGTTGTAGCGCCAGCTATCAGAGAGTAG
- the mscL gene encoding large conductance mechanosensitive channel protein MscL — translation MLKGFKEFIKNGNVLDLAVAVILGAAFGKIVGSLVEDILMPVIGSIFKVNFADWKYTLQDAVMGADGKEVTPGIYFGIGKFIQSIVDFLLVAFPVFLIVKFVSKLKASEPPAPPAGPSTSEVLLSEIRDLLKK, via the coding sequence ATGCTCAAAGGCTTTAAAGAATTTATCAAAAACGGCAATGTGCTCGACCTTGCAGTAGCAGTCATATTAGGAGCTGCCTTTGGCAAGATCGTCGGTTCTCTTGTGGAGGATATCCTGATGCCGGTGATCGGTTCTATTTTTAAGGTCAATTTTGCTGACTGGAAATACACCTTGCAAGATGCTGTGATGGGTGCTGATGGCAAAGAGGTTACACCTGGTATTTATTTTGGTATTGGCAAGTTTATTCAGTCTATCGTTGATTTCTTATTGGTAGCATTTCCAGTATTTCTCATTGTCAAATTTGTTTCTAAATTAAAAGCAAGTGAGCCTCCGGCACCTCCTGCAGGACCTTCTACCTCTGAAGTATTATTGAGTGAGATCAGAGATCTACTCAAAAAATAA
- a CDS encoding NAD(P)-dependent alcohol dehydrogenase — MIPAKAYAAYQPDQPLKPFEFNRRAVGPHDIQIEIKYCGVCHSDLHRARGEWKGTDYPLVPGHEIVGIVLSVGSHVSKFKKGDLAAVGVIVDSCRECANCRQEMENYCVEGPTGTYNVKERDGSGITRGGYSSQIVTDQRFVYHFSDKLDMKAVAPLLCAGITTYSPLKYAGVKKGMKVGVAGLGGLGHMGVKFAVAFGAEVTLISHTPSKEQDAKRLGAHHFLLSSDTDQMKKHESYFDIILNAISAQHDYKKYLDLLALNGKMLLVGLPPENPKVDPFALIKNRRTIMGSMIGGTTETQEMLDFCAEHNIVSDIELIPIQKIDEAYDRMVKGDVRYRFVIDMSTL, encoded by the coding sequence ATGATTCCAGCAAAAGCGTATGCAGCTTATCAACCAGACCAACCACTCAAGCCGTTTGAGTTTAACCGAAGAGCTGTAGGACCTCACGATATACAGATCGAGATAAAATACTGTGGAGTGTGTCACAGTGATTTGCACCGGGCACGTGGTGAGTGGAAGGGTACAGATTATCCATTGGTGCCAGGTCATGAAATTGTAGGGATCGTCCTGTCGGTGGGTAGTCATGTCTCCAAATTTAAAAAGGGTGATCTAGCAGCTGTAGGTGTGATCGTCGACTCTTGTCGTGAATGTGCCAACTGCCGTCAGGAAATGGAGAACTATTGTGTCGAAGGTCCCACCGGAACTTATAATGTAAAGGAAAGAGATGGATCGGGCATCACCAGGGGCGGCTATTCTTCACAGATAGTCACAGATCAGCGATTTGTGTATCATTTTTCTGACAAACTGGATATGAAAGCAGTAGCGCCTCTATTGTGCGCTGGCATCACCACCTATTCACCACTTAAGTATGCGGGTGTAAAAAAAGGCATGAAGGTGGGCGTAGCCGGTCTTGGCGGCTTAGGTCATATGGGTGTAAAGTTTGCAGTAGCTTTTGGCGCTGAGGTGACCCTGATCAGCCATACTCCTTCTAAAGAACAAGACGCTAAAAGATTAGGAGCACATCATTTTTTGTTGTCCAGCGATACCGATCAGATGAAAAAGCATGAAAGTTATTTTGACATTATATTGAATGCTATCTCTGCTCAACACGATTATAAAAAATACCTTGACTTGCTAGCGCTCAATGGTAAGATGCTCTTGGTGGGTTTGCCTCCTGAAAATCCTAAAGTCGATCCTTTTGCACTTATAAAAAACCGACGCACTATCATGGGTTCTATGATTGGCGGCACCACAGAAACCCAGGAAATGTTGGACTTTTGTGCAGAGCATAATATCGTCTCTGATATTGAGCTCATCCCTATTCAAAAAATTGACGAAGCATATGATCGTATGGTCAAAGGGGATGTGCGTTATAGGTTTGTGATCGATATGAGTACTTTGTAA